In the Chroococcidiopsis sp. SAG 2025 genome, one interval contains:
- a CDS encoding DUF6262 family protein — protein sequence MLKKHNREKQAAVLNRAQQQRKHQKKDSVLQAIQKLQTDNQPLTFPNIAKVAGCSVSYLYKWSEITEYIHDLQNQKTQQLHHLEEKQPTPHSLKTLHEVSKQRIRDLVAQNQELKRQNEKLRGHVAEIYELREECHRLRQQLQELTIPKSVSKVISLQPLKTTAQIKTPTSDIPQDILESIKGLGIKPGARLLREISNHSPQKVRSAISAFEQYRSKTVVDSPGGCLLRMIQDEAEPNLPQEPESSNEREFDEWYAEAIRQGFVLDFPKNHLCVVMGEIQVKVKDSHATSGYVNMEWREAKAVMEKQDGNV from the coding sequence GTGCTTAAAAAGCATAATCGAGAAAAACAAGCTGCCGTCCTCAACCGCGCCCAGCAGCAGCGCAAGCACCAGAAAAAAGACTCTGTACTTCAAGCCATTCAAAAATTACAAACAGATAACCAACCTCTAACTTTTCCCAACATTGCCAAGGTTGCTGGTTGTTCTGTTTCCTACTTATACAAGTGGTCAGAAATCACAGAATATATTCACGATCTTCAAAATCAAAAAACTCAACAGCTTCATCATCTGGAGGAAAAACAGCCTACTCCCCATAGTCTGAAAACCTTACATGAAGTTTCTAAACAGCGCATTCGAGACCTCGTTGCCCAAAATCAGGAGCTAAAACGCCAAAATGAAAAGCTTCGAGGTCATGTTGCCGAAATCTATGAGTTGAGAGAAGAGTGCCATCGGCTACGGCAGCAATTGCAGGAACTAACTATACCAAAATCAGTCAGCAAAGTTATTTCCCTTCAGCCCCTAAAAACAACGGCACAAATCAAAACGCCGACTAGCGATATCCCCCAGGACATCCTTGAGAGTATCAAAGGATTGGGTATTAAACCAGGGGCGCGACTATTACGGGAAATTAGCAACCATAGCCCCCAAAAGGTTCGTAGTGCGATATCTGCCTTTGAGCAATATCGCAGCAAAACCGTTGTCGATAGCCCTGGTGGTTGCCTGCTGAGGATGATTCAGGATGAAGCGGAGCCGAATCTACCCCAAGAGCCAGAAAGCTCAAACGAGCGGGAGTTCGATGAATGGTACGCAGAAGCTATTCGTCAGGGCTTTGTACTTGACTTCCCAAAGAATCACCTATGTGTAGTTATGGGTGAGATTCAGGTCAAGGTAAAGGATTCTCATGCCACTAGCGGTTATGTCAACATGGAGTGGCGAGAGGCTAAGGCAGTGATGGAGAAGCAGGATGGTAATGTATAG
- a CDS encoding PRC-barrel domain-containing protein, with translation MVLYKLEDFDTNYQDAFDGNDIKDYEVYSDSDNEKVGTVKNILVDESGHFRYLIVDTGFGFLASKSYYQSDGFGLTVAIAAFMLSVLPKNKLKLYPSSVTI, from the coding sequence ATGGTACTTTACAAACTAGAAGATTTCGATACCAACTACCAAGATGCTTTTGATGGCAACGACATCAAAGATTATGAAGTTTATTCCGATTCAGACAATGAAAAAGTTGGGACGGTCAAAAACATTCTAGTTGACGAATCAGGACATTTCCGGTATCTGATTGTTGACACTGGTTTTGGATTTTTGGCAAGCAAGTCTTACTACCAGTCGGACGGATTCGGATTGACAGTGGCGATCGCCGCATTTATGCTATCGGTTTTACCAAAGAACAAGCTGAAGCTCTACCCCAGTTCAGTGACGATTTAA
- the pstA gene encoding phosphate ABC transporter permease PstA yields MATNFENHNADEFPTPQMERSYSTPRTAIGLALTVLAFLLLGVALLPLFLVIGFVIVKGANRLNLELFTGSIPVALQEGGGIAPAILGTLIVVGIATAISIPFGVLAAVYLSEFSSGRIARWIRFATNVLSGVPSIIVGIFAYGVIVLTTNTYSAVAGGFALAILMLPIVVRTADESLQLVPQEVRWASVGVGASNFQTVLTIVLPAAMGAIATGVTLAIARAAGETAPLIFTALFSQYWPRGIWEPVPTLSVLIYNFAAVPYQNQQEIAWAASLILVLLILLASILARWVASKSTY; encoded by the coding sequence ATGGCAACAAATTTTGAGAATCACAATGCCGATGAATTTCCCACTCCTCAAATGGAGCGATCCTACTCTACTCCCCGAACGGCGATTGGACTGGCGCTGACAGTATTAGCATTTCTATTACTAGGAGTCGCTCTGCTACCATTGTTTTTGGTAATTGGCTTTGTCATTGTTAAAGGCGCAAATCGACTCAACTTAGAATTATTTACAGGCTCGATCCCTGTAGCGTTACAAGAGGGTGGGGGTATTGCTCCGGCAATTTTAGGAACGTTAATTGTGGTTGGAATTGCTACTGCAATTAGCATTCCCTTCGGCGTGTTAGCAGCAGTTTATTTATCGGAATTTAGCTCTGGTAGAATAGCCAGGTGGATTCGTTTTGCCACCAACGTCTTGAGTGGGGTTCCTTCTATTATCGTCGGTATCTTTGCCTATGGCGTTATCGTTCTGACTACCAATACTTACTCTGCTGTGGCGGGAGGCTTTGCCCTTGCCATTCTCATGTTGCCAATTGTAGTACGGACTGCCGATGAATCTTTGCAGCTCGTACCGCAAGAGGTGCGCTGGGCATCAGTCGGGGTGGGAGCTTCCAATTTTCAAACCGTGTTAACAATAGTACTGCCTGCGGCTATGGGGGCGATCGCCACCGGAGTGACTTTAGCGATCGCCCGTGCGGCGGGAGAAACTGCACCGCTGATTTTTACAGCGTTGTTCTCTCAATACTGGCCCAGAGGTATCTGGGAGCCAGTCCCAACCCTCTCTGTTTTGATCTATAACTTTGCTGCCGTACCTTATCAAAATCAGCAAGAAATTGCCTGGGCAGCTTCTTTAATCCTAGTGCTTTTGATTTTGCTTGCCAGTATCCTCGCTCGCTGGGTAGCAAGTAAATCGACTTACTAA
- a CDS encoding transposase, with translation MPYSSSLTDAEWEILEPLLPQILPQKKRTRPRDWTMRQILDGIFYEHKNGCKWEDLPKDLPPYSTVYWYYKQWRVAGAIEQLMQTLHQRVRAQVKKNRSGLD, from the coding sequence ATGCCGTATTCCAGCAGTCTAACCGATGCCGAATGGGAAATTCTCGAACCTCTGTTGCCCCAGATCTTGCCGCAGAAGAAACGCACGCGACCGAGAGACTGGACAATGCGGCAAATCCTTGATGGCATCTTCTATGAACACAAGAATGGTTGCAAGTGGGAAGACTTACCCAAAGACCTACCGCCCTATTCCACCGTCTATTGGTATTACAAGCAGTGGCGGGTAGCAGGTGCAATCGAGCAACTGATGCAGACGTTACACCAACGGGTTCGAGCACAGGTAAAAAAAAACCGAAGTGGACTCGATTGA
- a CDS encoding helix-hairpin-helix domain-containing protein — protein sequence MPSCIDLKWVLYGIGFITADVIARNLCIAPDSEYRYRAGIVHVLGEAAEDGHCFLPQAELVEQVVKRLSIKDHQPNSGAIAKLLVQMGMSEKNQTWGEVKRLSIDEISQHKRHQDFVTVVSDIDRGKLLEVIDSHRQKDIIQALKQQPLEVREQVEEVSVDM from the coding sequence TTGCCCTCCTGTATAGATCTCAAATGGGTTCTATATGGTATTGGGTTTATTACAGCCGATGTGATCGCCCGTAACTTGTGCATTGCCCCTGACTCTGAGTATAGGTATCGGGCGGGGATCGTTCATGTGTTAGGAGAAGCGGCAGAAGACGGACACTGTTTCTTGCCCCAGGCTGAGCTAGTGGAGCAGGTAGTCAAGCGGTTGAGTATCAAAGACCATCAACCAAACTCTGGAGCGATCGCAAAGTTGTTAGTGCAGATGGGGATGTCAGAAAAAAACCAAACTTGGGGTGAAGTAAAACGGCTCAGTATTGATGAGATCAGTCAACATAAAAGACATCAAGATTTTGTCACAGTTGTGTCAGATATCGACCGAGGGAAACTGCTGGAAGTGATTGATTCTCATCGGCAAAAGGACATCATCCAAGCGCTTAAACAGCAGCCACTTGAGGTTCGAGAGCAAGTTGAGGAAGTGAGTGTGGATATGTGA
- a CDS encoding transposase has protein sequence MQEVFPNALLVFDRFHIMKPVNEELNKVRKQTKMTLKGSKFILLKNGVDLTQEERMKLEAILNHQERLKLAYTLKEEFREIFETCSTVESGREQLLKWLKKAGSVYASVLTTIRNHLDGICNYFLNRTTSGVMEGINNRIELIKRQAYGFVNFDNFRARLLACFSD, from the coding sequence GTGCAAGAAGTTTTTCCTAATGCCTTGCTCGTGTTTGACAGATTTCATATCATGAAGCCAGTCAACGAAGAGTTGAATAAGGTACGTAAACAAACGAAAATGACTCTCAAAGGTAGCAAGTTCATTCTCCTCAAGAATGGAGTTGATTTGACACAGGAGGAACGAATGAAACTAGAGGCAATCTTGAATCATCAAGAGCGATTAAAGCTGGCTTATACTCTTAAAGAAGAGTTTAGAGAGATTTTTGAGACTTGTAGCACTGTGGAGTCAGGCAGAGAGCAATTGCTCAAATGGTTGAAGAAAGCTGGTTCTGTATACGCTAGTGTGCTGACCACAATTCGCAATCATCTCGATGGCATTTGCAATTATTTTTTGAACCGAACCACTAGTGGTGTCATGGAAGGAATTAATAATCGGATCGAGTTAATCAAACGGCAAGCATACGGCTTCGTTAACTTCGATAATTTTCGCGCTAGGCTATTAGCTTGCTTTTCTGATTAG
- a CDS encoding WD40 repeat domain-containing protein, producing MNQTWHYVHTFNGDSSWFGGVRSIAVNPSHQIIACGSDDNTIRLWNLSDGKPITCQLEHTKSVRSIIFTPKGNGLISGGDDATIKIWDLRTFQELATLNNHSKSVTALAIIPKDNLIVSASDDNTLKIFSLKDIKEVATLKGHSSYIQSVAVSPDNKLIASGSWYS from the coding sequence ATGAATCAAACATGGCATTATGTTCATACATTCAACGGCGATTCTAGTTGGTTTGGCGGGGTACGCTCAATTGCTGTCAATCCAAGTCATCAAATTATTGCTTGTGGCAGCGATGATAACACGATTAGATTGTGGAACCTTAGTGACGGTAAACCAATTACGTGTCAATTAGAGCATACCAAGTCTGTCCGCTCTATTATCTTTACTCCAAAAGGAAATGGACTCATCAGTGGTGGTGACGATGCTACTATCAAAATCTGGGATTTAAGAACATTTCAAGAATTAGCCACTCTCAATAATCACTCTAAATCAGTCACGGCACTCGCTATAATTCCTAAAGATAACTTGATTGTCAGTGCAAGTGATGACAATACCCTTAAAATTTTTAGTTTAAAAGATATAAAAGAAGTTGCCACACTTAAAGGACATTCAAGTTATATTCAATCTGTAGCAGTTAGTCCTGATAATAAACTAATTGCTAGTGGTAGTTGGTACAGTTAA
- the pstB gene encoding phosphate ABC transporter ATP-binding protein PstB, which yields MYSRNQTDDRLAQPVPADPNDTVLRTQRVNVYYGDTLAVQQVSMDILKNSVTAFIGPSGCGKSTLIRCFNRLNDLIDGCRVEGKVIYRGKDLYAAKIDPVAVRRRIGMVFQKPNPFPKSIYENIAYGARVNGFKGDMDELVERSLQKAALWNEVKDKLKSNGLSLSGGQQQRLCIARAIALKPEVVLMDEPCSALDPISTQRVEELIHELKHEYTIIIVTHNMQQAARVSDFTAFFNAEAGENGKRFGYLVEYDKTEAIFSSPQQASTKEYVSGRFG from the coding sequence ATGTACTCTAGAAACCAGACCGACGATCGCTTGGCTCAACCAGTGCCAGCCGATCCAAACGATACGGTATTACGCACGCAAAGAGTGAACGTCTACTATGGCGACACTTTAGCAGTGCAACAGGTGTCTATGGACATTTTGAAAAACAGCGTCACTGCCTTTATTGGTCCTTCTGGCTGCGGTAAAAGTACGCTGATTCGTTGCTTCAATCGACTCAACGACTTAATTGATGGTTGTCGGGTAGAAGGTAAAGTAATCTACCGTGGCAAAGACCTTTATGCAGCCAAAATCGATCCAGTTGCAGTGCGACGGCGGATTGGTATGGTATTTCAAAAACCAAATCCTTTCCCCAAATCAATTTATGAGAATATCGCTTACGGTGCTAGAGTGAACGGTTTCAAGGGCGATATGGATGAATTAGTCGAGCGATCGCTTCAAAAAGCAGCATTGTGGAATGAAGTCAAAGATAAACTCAAAAGCAATGGTTTGTCCCTTTCTGGCGGACAACAACAGCGTTTGTGTATTGCGCGGGCGATCGCACTCAAGCCAGAAGTCGTTTTGATGGACGAACCCTGTTCTGCCCTCGATCCAATCTCTACTCAGAGGGTAGAAGAACTGATCCACGAGTTGAAGCATGAATACACGATTATCATCGTGACTCACAATATGCAACAAGCAGCGCGAGTGTCAGATTTTACTGCTTTTTTTAATGCTGAAGCAGGAGAAAACGGCAAGCGGTTCGGTTACTTAGTGGAGTACGACAAAACCGAAGCAATTTTTAGCAGTCCTCAGCAAGCATCTACTAAAGAGTACGTTAGCGGTCGCTTTGGTTAA
- the pstC gene encoding phosphate ABC transporter permease subunit PstC, translating into MNATTSNSQMTTQEARSGTEKTIDHSFFWTTRILALAVAGVLLWIAGQVAWNSIPAIQQFGLEFLATAAWNPVEELYGVLPMAYGTVVSSFIALLLAVPVGLACAIVLSENFLPLSIRTPLTFLVELLAAIPSVVYGLWGIYVLIPFLQPIGRWFHDNFSYIPLFATQYAGPGMLPAGVVLAIMILPIVAAISRDSLAAVPSELRWGAYGIGSTRWQTIFSVLIPAAFSGIVGGIMLALGRALGETIAVTLVIGNSNNLNFSILAPANTIASLLANQFAEASGLQKSSLFYAGLVLFVITLIVNILAYWIIQKVKKY; encoded by the coding sequence ATGAATGCTACAACTAGTAACTCCCAAATGACAACGCAAGAGGCGCGTTCTGGAACTGAAAAAACAATAGACCATAGTTTTTTTTGGACTACACGAATACTAGCACTAGCTGTAGCTGGAGTTCTGTTGTGGATCGCCGGACAAGTTGCTTGGAATTCTATACCTGCGATTCAACAGTTTGGTTTGGAATTTCTTGCAACTGCTGCTTGGAATCCGGTTGAAGAACTTTATGGCGTACTGCCTATGGCTTATGGGACAGTAGTTAGTTCTTTTATCGCATTGCTATTAGCTGTTCCCGTTGGCTTGGCATGTGCGATCGTGCTGAGCGAGAATTTTTTACCGTTATCAATTCGGACTCCACTCACTTTTCTCGTAGAACTGCTAGCAGCAATTCCCAGTGTTGTTTATGGCTTGTGGGGAATCTACGTTTTGATTCCGTTTCTGCAACCGATTGGCAGGTGGTTCCACGATAATTTCAGTTATATACCTCTGTTTGCTACACAGTACGCGGGACCAGGTATGTTACCTGCTGGAGTTGTTCTCGCTATCATGATTTTACCAATTGTTGCTGCGATTTCCCGCGATTCTCTGGCTGCCGTTCCTAGCGAGCTTCGGTGGGGAGCTTATGGTATCGGCTCGACACGCTGGCAAACAATTTTTAGCGTTCTAATCCCAGCAGCTTTTTCAGGTATTGTTGGTGGTATTATGCTGGCACTAGGTCGGGCACTAGGAGAAACAATTGCTGTCACGTTGGTAATTGGCAACAGTAACAATTTAAATTTCTCCATTCTTGCACCAGCTAATACAATTGCCTCGCTACTAGCTAATCAATTTGCTGAGGCATCTGGATTACAAAAGTCTTCTTTATTTTACGCTGGGCTAGTTTTGTTTGTCATCACGCTAATAGTTAATATTTTGGCATATTGGATTATTCAAAAGGTGAAAAAGTATTAA
- a CDS encoding transposase — protein sequence MIIIDSQAVKNTCNASVESKGFCFYKATNGIKRHLAVDILGFPFFTHCTAANVSDDAGLVEMLTLNIDYFQSKPVNIPKITILLDHGYHIDVLTAKLKKVYPQIVTKIRFQLCKKPSKQEKAEQGKSGFVPVAARWVVERSNAWMERCKSLVKNFERTLEHATTKINLCFVRLMLKRLAAPS from the coding sequence TTGATTATCATTGACTCTCAGGCTGTGAAAAATACCTGTAATGCCAGTGTGGAGTCAAAAGGATTTTGCTTTTACAAAGCGACGAATGGCATCAAGCGTCATCTAGCTGTGGATATCCTAGGCTTTCCCTTCTTCACGCATTGCACTGCGGCAAATGTTTCCGATGATGCCGGATTAGTGGAGATGCTGACCTTAAATATCGACTATTTCCAGTCCAAACCGGTCAATATTCCCAAAATCACCATTTTGTTAGACCACGGCTACCACATCGACGTTCTGACTGCAAAGCTTAAAAAAGTGTACCCCCAGATCGTGACGAAAATTCGGTTCCAACTGTGCAAGAAACCTTCGAAACAAGAGAAGGCAGAACAGGGAAAATCGGGTTTTGTTCCGGTCGCCGCCCGTTGGGTAGTGGAACGCTCCAATGCGTGGATGGAGCGTTGCAAAAGTCTGGTGAAAAACTTTGAGCGAACTCTGGAGCATGCCACCACCAAAATCAACCTTTGCTTTGTTAGGTTAATGCTGAAGCGGCTTGCCGCCCCTTCTTAA
- a CDS encoding DUF4157 domain-containing protein, with protein MAEETWGQAGIVAYPAAARWMRTNNGSGRALDDLQKQYLRIYFGDLVDQVAIVYNAKLMDGWLYADFKIDIGQVDAIAQTYCDRIYVEGSYKSSDPVQLSLLAHELVHSMQCERLGGTTQFGYLYFKEFKRAGQSYKDNKLETEAKDFQKQFAGWLTHQLATDETVQEQG; from the coding sequence TTGGCTGAAGAAACATGGGGTCAAGCAGGTATTGTAGCGTATCCGGCAGCAGCTCGATGGATGAGGACAAATAACGGTAGCGGTCGAGCATTAGACGATCTTCAAAAACAATATTTGCGAATTTATTTCGGAGATTTAGTCGATCAGGTGGCGATCGTCTACAATGCTAAATTGATGGACGGCTGGTTATATGCCGATTTTAAGATCGATATCGGTCAAGTTGATGCGATCGCTCAAACTTATTGCGATCGCATTTACGTTGAGGGTTCGTATAAATCTAGCGATCCCGTCCAATTATCGTTGCTAGCTCACGAACTCGTACACTCGATGCAATGCGAACGTCTCGGTGGGACAACTCAGTTTGGATATTTGTATTTTAAAGAGTTCAAAAGGGCAGGTCAAAGTTACAAAGATAATAAACTAGAAACAGAGGCTAAGGATTTTCAAAAGCAGTTTGCCGGATGGCTGACCCATCAATTGGCAACTGATGAAACAGTACAAGAGCAAGGATAA